The DNA segment GAAGGGTTCCTGTCACCCTTTTGACCATTCCACACAGGTAAATACCTACTGTACTTACCCTGGCTGCCTTCAAACACAAAGAGCTGCCCCAGTTCTGTCTTTAGATGGGCGATGGGTTGAGGGATTCTGTAAGGCTGAGACAGCCCAAGATTGCCAGTCTCCCACAGTCTTCAAAATGTTCTATTCTCCCCAGCCCCTATCCTGGACTCAGACATGATGCCTTCACCCTGGAGCTTCACCATGTGCTCCACTGTCACATGGTTTAGTGCCACTGTGTCAAGAACATGGAAGATGACACTAGTCCTGGAGTTCTCCTGGGATTTGGTCTGGATAGCTGAGCCTTGACCCCTTGCCCTTCCTCCTTATTGCCCAGAGTCTCTTTCCTTCCCAGGCCTGCTCCAGGCTGCTTCTACAATGTGCCTTTCTTAATAGGCCCCTTCCTTTAATTCGAGGTATTCTTAAGTCTTTCACTACCTCCCTTGGTAGCCCCCTCCACCATTCCTCCTCACAAGAGTTCAAAAGAGTGTCCTAGGTCCTCACTGTAAACTTTTCACTCTGTCCTACCTTGGCGTGTGACCTATCCCATCTTTCATTCAGGCTGAGGGGATGGGAGGCCCACTTCCCTTATTCATCTCTATTCATCCTTTCAATTGACCACCAAACTTTTGCTCAGTTCCCCACCTGTTATGCAGGGCCCTGAGATTACTACCCAGCAACATATGGAGTAGAGCTCCCAGGGTGTTTTCCTGTGGGGAGTTGGGGAGACAACCGATTATGTTTCTTGCAGCGTCTCTAAAAGGCCAGTAAGAGCAGCAATTCAGAACTGCCTGCGCCTGCTCAAAGTACCCAGAGCTAGGCCAAGGGAAAGTGGAAAGGGCACTACCTCCTGCTTGTAAGCCATGAAAAGATGGGCAAGTATTTATTGATCTCTCAGGTATAGAAACTTTAAAATGTCCTCTTCTCCAATTCTTGAGGCCAGGGCTACAGTACTTTAGAGATTAAATGGGGTGAGCTAAGGCTCAGAAATATAGAGACCAGGCCCTGGCACTCCCCTTGGACATTAGACAAATGTACAGATGCCCTCTCGTTATTCCAGCCCTGACCTGACTTATGGGCAATAACACTTGGTCTACAGTGACTTATTTTGCCATGCTTAGTGGCCTGCAGAGGGGATTGGTTGGGGGGCGGGGTAGGGAAAAATCACAGATCCTAAATGTCATCTCCTGAGGCCCCCAATTTTCCTGGTTTCTCTCAGTGACTATCTCATTACCCCTGTGCTCCCTGGGTTCgggtttcagttttctgaaaatgGCTGGTAAATGCTGGTGTGAGGGCAGGCACACATCATCCCCGTTCCTAATTGTATACCCACCTGGAGTGAGTTTTACTGGTTTAATACTCCCACCCACTCTTACCTGATCGGTGAGTTTGGAAGGAAGAGTTGAGTTTGCAGAGCAATGCCCCTCCATCTCTTAGGATCTGGCTGTCCACAGCAAGATTATATTCTTCTCTCTTGTGCTCTCCCTTGGCTATTAGGGATCTGACCCCACAGGGAAGGCCGCAGTGGCCCTAGGCTGCCCCTGCCCAGGTAGAAAATCTGGTCTAATCCTGAGGTCCTGTGATAGGAGAAGCCCTTTCCATccgaggtaaaaaaaaaaaaaaaaaacaaaacacatgctCCAGTATCTACTTTATTGGTAATAAAGGCAATATTGGCCCTCCATCTGCTCATTCATTTGtcctattttttaattggctCAGAATCTATGCAAGGAGAAGAGGATGTTATGTATTGACCCCTTCAGATTCCAAGATCTGTGTTTGCAGAAGGAGGATTGGTTCTGTGTCTGGCTGGGATGGGGGTGGAACAAAGGAACTGAAGTCCCAGTGGAATCTGTTTCCTTGATGAACTGCAGAACCCTCTTCTTCCAAGACTGAATTGCAGAGGCCTGCTTAGAGGCTGGAGGATGGATGGGACTTTCTTGGGAGTGGGGAAGGTCTCCCCTTAAACAACATACTCCTGGGCAGACCTATCACAACAACCTAACCAAATAGATGGAGAAGGCAAGACTATTCAGTGGCCTTTATGCCCACTTTTAAATTCCTGGAaaaccatcaccatcacctgaTATCTCATCACTTTTGGGTCATGATCTATTCTGTGACTCCTGGAATAAAAGACAAACACCAGAATGTAAAATTCAGTGCAATTTATTGAGAAAAGAAAGTTCAGCATACTCATCACCAGAGGATCTACAGCTCAGGGAATTAGGGGACAGAAAGGAGTCAGGATCTGAAGCCCAGATGTAGGGAGGGTTCCCTGGGAACCAGCAGTCTGGAGATCTTGACCATGCACCCTCCAGCACTGAACCCATGACTCTGCCCTCCTCAGACAGTGCTTAGATGATTGGCTTCAAATTACCAACTCCCAGTAAGAAAGGGAGATGGGCCAGAGTGGGAACAGGCCAGGCTGTGAAGGCCAAGACTGGCTTGGACTCAGAGGTTGCTGTCCAAAGTAAGGGGCCGTTGCAGGAAGGTTTCCAGGGGCATCATCATCCCAGACCAGCAGCTGGACCTCCATGGCCCTGGGAAGGTCATGGGAGTAGAGAAACCAGAAGTTCAGCTTCTTCTCCAGGGAACTTGAGGAAAAATGTGGTTGACCCATGTGCATCCATTGATGCCAAGCAGAGAGTGGGAAACACTATTGCAGGCTGAGTGGGAAGCAGGTGGTTATAGAGATTTGGCACAGAAGATCACTTGGTGGAGTTATGCTGGCTTGAGCTCGTGGTCTGGGAAAAGCGGATACTGGTGCTGCCTCCACCACCAGACTTATAGCCACTGCCTCCAGAAGTCTGGACACTGCCAGAGCTGGAGCCCATTCCACTGTGGCTCATGGACATGCTACCTGCACCACCGAGCCTGCTCCCACTACTGCTGCTCTGGTAGCCCCCGCTGCTACCCCTGCCCCCAGTGCTGCCGCTGCTGACCCCTCcatagctgctgctgctgccgccactGACTGCTCCATAGGCACTGCTGCTGCCGCCACTGACTCCATAgccgctgctgctgccgccgcctctGTAGCCACCACTGCCACTGACCCCTCCAAAAACTCCACGGCTACTACCAGAGCTGCCACTTGTGCTGGTGACATTGCTGACCACTGCTATAAGACAACAGGCACACAATTCAGGCAAAGGGCCTGGGAAATGGGAAGCCAAGCACTGTATTACATCCCCACCCTGCTTGGCTCTGTGACTTCCAGAAAGATGCTAACTTATCTAATGCCTCAGTTTGCAAACCTTGAGAGTGAGCCTGGCCTCTAGTGCCTTCTAAGAATAAGAACCAGAAGTATCCACAGAAATTTCTGGTTTTCCAACCTAGGCCACTCCCCAAACCAGAGGAGTTTTATCTTTGGCCTGAGAGGTTGTCAGCTTATGCTAGGGGCAGAGCGTGTGGCCGAGGCCTGAGATCCTAGACACTGTCAGGTGGCCTGACCTCCTTGGATGGAACAGGCCTTCTTGCCTGAAGGTCAGTCAGTGAGGTTGTTTCTAGTTGCCCTTCTTACAACCCAGGGAGAGGGTTTTTTGAATAGACTACTTACAAATGCACACAGCACTCTGACACTCTCCAGACATcctgaaaaggaagaggagaggtgaATTATTTCTGCAATGAGTCAATAACCAGAGTTGAGAGTTCACAACTTTGGGAGCCACACCCTCCCATTTGCCCCACTAGGGGTTAAGCTCCTGCGAGAAGAAAGCCTATTCCAAGTCTGTTTCCATGACCGTATCTCCCCAGAAAGGGGGGTGCTTCAAGAGCTGAGActtcccacccttttcccctTAGCACTTAGAGATTATCTTCTCTAGGCAAACTACTTGACACCCAGATCTGCCTTGATTGGCCTGTCCCCACCTCTCATCCCCTGCTAAGaccatcttcccaccttagcatgctctttcatttttctcaactcagccctggatttttttttatctccAATTCTCCCTTTCCAAGAAGGCTTCCACAATGAGCCCTCCTGGGGTGGTGGTGACATGATGGGGGTTGTTCAGGGTGGAGAAAATATGGGAGGGGCTGACACTAAACGCAGGATGGATTTGAAATGCCCCACCTACACTGCCCATCTTCCTGTGTCTTGTTCATGAAGCAGGCACATCCACATATCTGAGAAGATATGGAATGGGTGTGCACACCTTGCCCATGTGTGCCCACTGGTGTTGACCACTTTCTCCTCATCCCATGACTCCTAGTACACTTGACATCATCTTCACTCTCGCTTTCCTTCTCATACTTGGGTTCTGCTTCCTTCATTAGATTGGGAGCTACCCGAGGACAGAGGGGTAGCTACCCCCGAACACATGATGCATTGGGCAGGAACTCAGAGGAAAGATCTCTCGATTCTTGACACTCCTTTAGCATTCAATAACCACTCGCTAAGACTTTGTCTGCTGCTTAATGTAGTATTATTTTCCAAGAGCATGGATGTATGAACCATCTCCCCATATGGGATTCATGGGTGGGGCTTGTAGGACTGTCTATATTGAGCTTTCCAATATGGAGCCAGTAGCCACATGATGCtatttaagttaattaaaattaaattaaatgtaaaactctgTTTCTCAGTTGCACTAACCATATTTCCAGTGCTTAAGTGGCCaatggctactgtattggacagcacaagAATAGAACATCttcatcatctcaaaaagttCCAGTGGACAGCACCGGCCTATCACTTGTCATAATGCCAAATAACTTTGTGCAAATACATTGCACACAGTGAAGTTCAGTAGAGATATGTAACATAATATTGATGCCCATTAAACATTTGAGAGTTAGATGGTCTCAATGGACATAAAATAGTGGTACTTGAACCCTTGACTCTGTCATTCAAGACACTCCTTGCCCTTTGTCTGAGTGTTCCTCTCCTTATCATCTTGCCCACTTTTCACACTATCAAAGGTCACTCTAAAACCATATCTGGAGAATGGAGATCCCATGACCCCTCACCTGCACTCCTCTCCCTCCAGCAGCTTGCGGTAGGTGGCAATCTCCACATCCAGGGCCAGCTTGACGTTCATCAGCTCCTGGTAGTCACGCAGGAGCCGAGCCAGGTCATCCTTGGCCTTCTGTAGGGCAGCCTGCAAGTCTTGGAGCTTGGCATTGGCGTCCTTGAGGGCCATCTCTCCACGCTGCTCAGCCTCTGAAATTGCCGTCTGCAGGTTGGCATTCTGAGGTAGAAGATCAATTAGCATAGTGACCCGGAAACAAACACTTGATCTTTACTAGGAGTAGATCTCTTCCCCCACATCCTGcatcccttcctccttttccttagAAATCTCAATGCAGCATGTGCAGAGAAAAGAAGTCCATTTTGCAATTGCTTAATTCATCTTTGGCGCATAGAAATCGACTTGTGGCTCATCAAGAAAGGGAGCACTAATTTGCTTTCCTATGCTGGTACAGGTAGTAGTGCTCTGGTTAGTCTCTAATCTTTTTTGCAAGACTGTTAAAAACTCTCTTGCCTAATCACTTTATTCCAATGATACAGAACAGCCATCAAGGTTATGTGAAATGTGTGAGAAACAGCTTCACTAAGGGCAGATCCTGCTGAGAGCTGAGTGTTTAAGTCCAGCACTGCAGCTGCAAGATTTGCTAGGCAAACTGGAATAAGCAAACATCTTTCTTGAGTGAGCATTCCAAGAAGCTCAACCTCCAAAAGAAACATCTGGAAAAACAGAGTTTCCCAAAGACTGTGCTATCCCACATGTGACACCATGAAAGGATGGAGAGAGCATGTAGCAGAGGAGCAGAGCTTGTGCTGCTTCTCTCCAGGGCCCAGAAGACCTCCGGGATCTCTCCGTTAAACCCAGCCCCACCTGCTTCTTGACATTTTCAATCTCAGCCCGTAGCCTCTGGATCATCCTGTTGAGCTCCATGATCTCACTCTTGGTGTTCTTCAGGTCACCCCCGTGCCTGCCAGCTGTGGTCTGCAGCTCCCCAAGCTAGCAGAGGAAAAACCAATCAAAATGGCTTTTGCAAAGTGTTGGCACATTCTTGATGAAGGTCATCAGGATCTAAGGACACAAGGAGGGTTCCCACCTTGCTCTGGTACAGGGCCTCAGCTTCAGCCTTGCTCCTCTGGGCAATCTCCTCATACTGGGCACGGACCTCAGCAATGATGTTGTCCAGGTCCAGGCAGCGGTTGTTGTCCATAGACAGAACTACAGACGTGTCGCTGACATGGCTCTGCATCTGGGACAGCTCCTGCAGGAAACATGGATCGTTACTCTCACCATCCCCTGGCCCAGGGGATGCTGGGAATGCTCTACTAGCAGAGATATTCCAAGGATGGGGCTAGAAGTGGATCTGTTGGAAAAATAAGCTCACACTTTATGCCTGGCTACAGCCTAAAGGATGTTAGACAACAAGGCTAAaggaaatatgcaaaatatgGAAATATAATCAGGCTGTCAGCCTGAAAGTATCAGCCAGTGAGTCCTATTGTGTAAGTTTCCATGGGCCCCCAGCAGGGAGGAATATTATGAAGAAGCCAGCTATAATATGAGTATAGGAGCCAGAGAGAAGGTGCAGAGCAAAATGGCCTGAGGACCTGTGGCTCAGGTCTATGCAGACTGAAGGAGCTCAGTTAACATTTCCCAGGTGGGGTGGAGCTGAGTCCTGAGCCCCATTGCTGGTTTTGTAAGTGTTGTGCTGTTTGGCTGTCTCCTGAACTTATGCTTGGGAAGAATCAGACAGGAAGGTTCTGGAGCTTGCAAACCAAGGAATCACCATCTCATAGAGGGTCCTCAGGAAGCTGACTTCATCTGTCAGGCTGTCCACTTTGGCCTGCAGCTCCACCTTGTTCATGAAAGCCGCATCCACATCCTGCAGAGGAGGTTAGAAACCCAGAGAATGACCCTCTGTTCCCCTCCCACCCAGTGGCTCTTTCCTAAGCCCTCATGTCTCATCTTTGTTCCTCCCCTAGCTCTCCTTCTAACTGTGACTTCTCATCTTcccttttaaaataaggaaactcAAAGtggctttcttccttttccttgctTGACATGTCAAATCCTAATGCTTTAACAAAATACAAACCATAAGGCACCATCTGATTAAAGGTAGAAATTAAGAGTAACCATCTGATTTTAGGGTAGAAAAAAATTTACCTAATATGTATGTGACTTTGGTTGTGTAGTACCAGAAATCCCACCCTCCTGAACAGAAATTAGGGTATTCTCACTACTTCACTTTTATGATGACTGGTTTAAATATGCTACAAGTATTTGTTGATTGTTATTAATAGCATCTGGAGTACATTTGTAGGCTGAAAATCTTGATTAATTCTACACATAAAGCGCTCATTATTAGTTCGCATTGCTAATCAGCTCATTAGTCACAGTAACATTTTAACATACTTTCCCATGGTAATGTACCTAGAGCAGCTTCCttcattaaacatttcatttCCAAAAATGTAAGGAAAAGTGTCAATCTCACACACCATATAAGGTCACTGTGCCCCAGAACAGCTGGCTGTGCACTCTCTCCATGGGGGCAGCTCCCAGAAAGGGAACCTGGATATGCTGGTCCAGGCTCACCTACCTTCTTGAGCCCCACAAACTCATTCTCTGCCGCAGTTCGTTTGTTGATTTCATCTTCATACCTGGAACAACAAGAGGCACACATTTGAACACTGGCATTTCAGAAGTGGAAAAGAGAGATGAGGATTCCAGGCGCTCTTCTCACCAGTGCAGAGACAGGACCAGCTTCATGGGCATGTGCAGTTACACGGGACCCTGGGCTCAGGGTCCTCACACTCAGCTCAATGCTGGCACCATATtgacattctttcttttctttttttttttttttttttctctgagacaatgtttcaccctgtcacccaggctggagtgcagtggcacaaacatggctcactgtggcctcaacttctcaggctcaggcaatcctcctgcctcagactcccaagtagctggaaccagaggcatgcaccaccacatccagccaattttttaatttttagtagagacaagatctcactttgttgcccaggctggtctcgaactgctggctcaagtgattctccctcctcagcctcccaaagtactgggattacaggcatgattgaaattcttaataattttgtaACTAGGTTCCTGCATTATCATTTTGCACTGAGCCCTGAAAATCATGTAGCTAGTCCTGCCCAGAGACCTCTTAGAGCTCAGGGCACTGCCTGGCCCTCTTCCCTCTAAATCCAGTGATGGGCAGAGGTATGGGCAGTCAGGGTGAGAGGGCAGACTTCAAGGAGCTTGACTACTTGCCTAAGCTCTTTGACTGACTTTGCAAAGCACAATGTGTGCGTATGGAACCCagtgaaataaatgtttgctctCATTGGGCATTTCTACCTGTTTCCTCTGTTTCTGTTTTACTTAATTACAGTTACTTCTTGTAAGAATTTCAGTTAAAAATGAATTCATATCTTCTGAATGCATCAGAGTGGTGGAATTCCTGCCTGTTAAGGACTAAAATCTACTACCAAGAGTTTGTATTTCATAAAGCTTGAGGAATTGGACTGATTCTAGGAGAAAAGAGGTCTCTGGGCAGgacctctttctttcctctaggAGGAAAGAGGTCTCTGAAACCTCTTTTGGGAATGTGAATCTGAGTTGCCACTGGATTCCCAGAGCCCAGCACAGAGCCTGCCACAGAGCGGGTGCCCACCAGGTTCGTACGGTTGAATTGGAATAGGCCTCTGCAGAGCAGGTGCCCGTCCCTGTGGGTTCTGATCCTGGGGAAGTTGGGAGCTCCCTCCCACCTTGAGAGGCCCAGTTTGCTCCTCACAGACCTCAACGGGTATGGACTGCAACATGGAACGTTGAGGAGGAGGCAAACCAAAACTGCAGAACAGGACATTGGATGAGACTCACTGAAAGAGGCCTTTACCAAGTTCAGCCCTGGACATCTGCCTAGAATCCCCAGGAGCTAGGGGAGCGCTCACACTCCTGAGGCCTGCCCCCACACCTATGATTCAGAATACCTAGGACTGGAATACAGGAATATGCATTGTTGACAAGTGTCCAAGGTGATTCCTATGTACAGTCAAGTGTGTCAGACTCCTCATCCTAAAGGGTTCTAAACTCTGGGAGGACTCTTTTGTCCTTCTGGGCTGGAATAGGAGGGGGCCCACCTGGAGACTGAAATCTGTGTCATAGCCACTTGGGAGTCTCAGTCCCCACCCTCTCACTCCCTTCTGCTTGGTCATGCTTCACTCAATAAATCCATCCCAGAGTATTGACTGAAGGCACAGTTGGGAAAAGCTGAAATCTCAAATTAGGACCACACTTCCCTGCTAATTCCCCAGAAGGGGAAACTCCCCAGGAGGAACCCTCACTTCTTTTTGAAGTCTTCCACCAGGTCCTGCATGCTTTTCAGCTCTCCCTCCAGGTTCCCCCTCTCTGCTAGAAGTGAATCCAGCTGCTTGCGTAGGAAGTTGATGTAGGATTCAAAACAAGGCTCCAGGCTGCTGGGCCCCAAGCCAGTGGTCTGCTGCTGGAGCAGTTCCCACTTGGTCTCCAGGACCTTGTTCTGCTGTTCCAGGAACCGCACCTGCAtcaaagggggaagaaaaggagtCAGCCTCTTGAGTTGGGCATGTGGGGCTGCCCATCCCACATGGTAGAAATGTGGAGAAGGAACCCAGTTCTTCAATCTGCAATTTCCCCTGTTTTTTAATTTGGGAAAGATGAAGATTTAGAAAAGAGAGAACTAGAAGTTGTTGAGTGATTATGCCATACCtgttattttcatgtatttccatcacatttaatcctcacaaccacctaTAAAGGAGTTGCTGTGatccccattttgtagataaggCAACTGAGACTCAAAGAGTTTAAGTTTCCCAAAATGACAAGTCTACTGAGTGACAAAGCTAAGAATCAAACCCAGGACTGCCCTGGGTCTATAGGGGTCCTTCAGAATACAACTAAAGGAAGTCAGCACAAATAAagtttgtcattgttttttaGATGTAAGCTTTTTTCAGCTCCATAAAGGCAGTGAAAACAGTCAATGAGGTCTAACATTTCTTTAGAAGTTTCACATATGAAGACCACCTTCATATGATGTGATGTATTTCCATGTGATGGAAACACATGAAAATAACAGGTATGGCGTAATCACTCAACAAATTCTAGTTCTGTCTTTTCTAAATCTTCATCTTTCCCAAATTAAAAAACGAGAAATTCACTTCAGATCCTGGACTCAGTACCACACAGACCCAGCACACCCTCATCTGCCCCAGCATGGACAGCTCAATTTAACATTGGCTGAAGCACAGTGTTGTTTGGAAGGTAAGGCAGCTGCCAATACTCTTCATTTAGAGGCAGCCCCAAGATCtgtgctaacacagtttttgatTACTAGCTAGTTTGGATTATCAAGCAATTGCTTTTCAGGAGAAATTAAAGTAACTGCAATAATTTTATGACTAATGGCTCATTCTTCAAAGAGCTAAGAGTGTGTTTGGAGCCCCACTTCATTTACCCTCATCTCACTCTTAGTAGGAAACCAGGACCAGGAATTCTTCCCCCCATTTCACAGCTGGAAAAACAAGGCCCAAAAAGTGAAAGAGGCATGATCGCTATCTTGTAGGGACCAAGGCAGCACCAGGACAAGAGCCAGGCACCCCTACCCTGTGTCTCACAGGTCCCCATGGCATCTTTCTACACCAACCCCTGGGCACTCCAAACCCTCCACAGCACCTCTTGGCCTTGCCCTCACCTTGTCAATGAAGGAGGCAAACTTGTTGTTGAGGGTCTTGATCTGCTCCCGCTCCTGGGCCTTTACTTGTCCAATCTGGGGGTCGATCTCCACATTGAGGGGCTGCAGGAGACTCTGGTTGATAGTCACTTCCTGAATTCCCCCAGAAAAGCCCCCAGGGACAAAGCCACCAGGACTGCCAAAGCTGCCAAGCCCACCAAAGACACTAGGACCACCAAACCCACCAGCTCCACCAAAGCCACCAGCCCCTCCAAAACCACTACCTATTCCTCTGCCACCACCAAAGCCACCACCATAGCTGCCCCCAAAGCCACCTCCATAGCCACCTGCAAAGCCACAGCTGCTCTGCCCTCCCACAAAGCCTCCAGCCCGGGAGCCACCAGCTGCCACGCTGATGGAGATGCTCTTGTTGCCACCCAGGTTGTAGAGGCTGCGAGTGCCAAAGCCGCCTGCTCCACTCCGGAAGCCACAGGCCCCTCCACCAGCTACCCCAGAGCGGGCCACACAGCTCATCCTGCTGCTGCCGGAGACCATGGCAGAGCGGCCGGAGAAACCCTGGCTCCTGCCACTGAAGGATTTCTTGCAGACTTGTCTGTTCATAGTGAGAGAGCTTGGAGGTGACCTAGTGATCACTTAGCAAGAGCTGAGAGCTGAGAGGGATGGGGACAAGAGAGGAGACTGGCCTTTATACACCAGGGAGTTTGGCTTGGCAAAAGGAGAGGCAAGCAATTAGTTGAGAGTCATCTTGGGTTTGGTTTGCCTCGTAGGCATTAAGTTACTTCTTGGTTCCCAACACACCTCAAAGATAATCCTCTGGGCCAGAGTGGCTTTGCTTTCTTAGCTTAATCACCTAAACTTGCCTCAGTTGACAAAATGCTAGagctctcctccctctctttgtGTGATGTCCTCAAGGGTTTCAGGGAACCCAAGCAGCACCTGATCCAGCAAGAGGAAGCAGCTTTAGACACCAGGGGATCAGGAGCCATGAGCTCCCTGACACAGGGGTGAGGACCAGGCAACCACTTCCGGATGGGCTGGGTCCCTCCCTGCAGCACCACAGTGTCCACAGGCTCCCGCAGTGGCTGTACCCATCTCTCCTATCATTGGGCTTTGTCTTCCAGTGGCATGCCACCTGTGCCCAACTCTTCAGAGGGCCTGGAGTGGGAACGGAAGTGAGAGGGGCCCAGACCCACAGAGTCTGCTCTGCTAGCACCTCAGCCAAAGGCATCCATCTCAGCAAACCTGGAGTTTGGGCTGAGAAATACTACTTATGGGAAAGAAATTACAGTGGAGCTAAACACATCTAGCTCCTG comes from the Macaca mulatta isolate MMU2019108-1 chromosome 11, T2T-MMU8v2.0, whole genome shotgun sequence genome and includes:
- the KRT76 gene encoding keratin, type II cytoskeletal 2 oral; protein product: MNRQVCKKSFSGRSQGFSGRSAMVSGSSRMSCVARSGVAGGGACGFRSGAGGFGTRSLYNLGGNKSISISVAAGGSRAGGFVGGQSSCGFAGGYGGGFGGSYGGGFGGGRGIGSGFGGAGGFGGAGGFGGPSVFGGLGSFGSPGGFVPGGFSGGIQEVTINQSLLQPLNVEIDPQIGQVKAQEREQIKTLNNKFASFIDKVRFLEQQNKVLETKWELLQQQTTGLGPSSLEPCFESYINFLRKQLDSLLAERGNLEGELKSMQDLVEDFKKKYEDEINKRTAAENEFVGLKKDVDAAFMNKVELQAKVDSLTDEVSFLRTLYEMELSQMQSHVSDTSVVLSMDNNRCLDLDNIIAEVRAQYEEIAQRSKAEAEALYQSKLGELQTTAGRHGGDLKNTKSEIMELNRMIQRLRAEIENVKKQNANLQTAISEAEQRGEMALKDANAKLQDLQAALQKAKDDLARLLRDYQELMNVKLALDVEIATYRKLLEGEECRMSGECQSAVCISVVSNVTSTSGSSGSSRGVFGGVSGSGGYRGGGSSSGYGVSGGSSSAYGAVSGGSSSSYGGVSSGSTGGRGSSGGYQSSSSGSRLGGAGSMSMSHSGMGSSSGSVQTSGGSGYKSGGGGSTSIRFSQTTSSSQHNSTK